Proteins from one Camelina sativa cultivar DH55 chromosome 8, Cs, whole genome shotgun sequence genomic window:
- the LOC104707227 gene encoding DNA mismatch repair protein MLH1 isoform X2, producing MEHEPKPCAAVKGTQILVENLFYNMIARRKTLQNSADDYGKIVDLLSRMAIHHNNHGAVKADVHSVVSPSWLDSVRSVYGVSVAKNLMKVEVSSSDPSGCTFDMEGFISNSNYVAKKTILVLFINDRLVECSALKRAIEIVYAATLPKASKPFVYMSINLPREHVDINIHPTKKEVSLLNQEIIIEMIQSEVELKLRSANDTRTFQEQKVEYIQSTLTSSRSDPPVSPLLSGQKTQKVPVNKMVRTDSSDPAGRLHAFLQPKSHNLPDKVSSLSVVRSSVRQRRNPKETADLSSVQELIAGVDSCCHPGLLETVRNCTYVGMADDVFALVQYNTHLYLANVVNLSKELMYQQTLRRFAHFNAIQLSDPAPLSELILLALKEEDLDLGNENNDDLKERIAEMNTDLLKEKTEMLDEYFSINIDSNGNLSRLPVILDQYTPDMDRVPEFLLCLGNDVEWEDEKTCFQGVSAAIGNFYAMHPPLLPNPSGDGIQFYTKRSESSQDNTDLGGNVEMEENIDQDLFSDAENAWAQREWSIQHVLFPSMRLFLKPPAAMASNGTFVKVASLEKLYKIFERC from the exons ATGGAGCATGAACCAAAGCCGTGTGCTGCTGTCAAAGGAACTCAGATATTG GTGGAGAATTTGTTTTACAATATGATTGCTAGAAGGAAGACACTTCAAAATTCTGCTGATGATTATGGGAAAATAGTAGACTTGCTGAGTCGTATGGCCATCCATCACAATAAT CATGGAGCTGTCAAGGCGGATGTTCACTCAGTTGTGTCGCCTTCATGGCTTGATTCAGTTAGGTCCGTTTATGGGGTATCAGTTGCAAAGAACTTGATGAAAGTAGAAGTCTCCTCTTCTGACCCCTCTGGTTGTACTTTTGATATGGAAGGTTTCATATCCAATTCAAACTATGTTGCTAAGAAGACCATACTGGTGCTTTTCATTAATG ATAGATTGGTGGAATGCTCTGCCTTAAAAAGAGCCATTGAGATTGTTTATGCTGCAACGTTGCCAAAAGCATCGAAACCTTTTGTCTACATGTCAATTAATTTGCCACGAGAACATGTTGATATCAATATTCATCCAACAAAGAAAGAG GTTAGCCTTCTTAACCAGGAAATCATTATCGAGATGATTCAGTCAGAGGTTGAATTAAAACTGAGAAGTGCAAATGATACTAGGACTTTTCAAGAGCAG AAAGTGGAATACATTCAATCTACGTTAACATCCTCGAGAAGTGATCCTCCAGTTTCTCCGTTGCTTTCTG GACAAAAAACACAGAAAGTTCCTGTAAATAAAATGGTGAGAACGGATTCATCAGATCCAGCTGGACGGTTACATGCTTTTTTGCAACCCAAATCCCATAATCTCCCTGACAAGGTTTCTAGTTTGAGTGTAGTAAG GTCTTCTGTAAGGCAAAGAAGAAACCCAAAGGAAACTGCAGATCTTTCTAGTGTCCAGGAACTCATTGCTGGAGTTGACAGCTGCTGCCATCCAG GTCTGCTGGAGACTGTTAGGAATTGCACATATGTTGGAATGGCAGATGATGTTTTTGCTTTAGTTCAGTATAACACCCATCTATATCTAGCAAATGTGGTGAACCTCAG CAAAGAGCTCATGTATCAGCAAACTCTTCGTCGTTTTGCTCATTTTAATGCTATACAGCTTAGCGATCCAGCCCCTTTGTCGGAGTTAATATTGTTGGCTCTGAAAGAGGAGGATCTAGATCTAGGAAATGAGAACAATGACGATCTGAAAGAAAGAATCGCTGAA ATGAATACAGATCTTCTGAAGGAAAAAACGGAAATGTTAGATGAGTATTTCAGCATTAACATTGACTCCAATGGAAATTTGTCAAGGCTTCCTGTCATACTCGACCAGTATACACCTGACATGGACCGAGTTCCCGAATTTTTACTGTGCTTGGGAAATGAT GTTGAGTGGGAAGATGAGAAGACTTGCTTTCAAGGAGTTTCTGCAGCTATTGGGAACTTTTACGCGATGCATCCTCCTCTTTTGCCAAACCCATCGGGTGACGGTATTCAGTTCTATACTAAGAGAAGTGAGAGCTCTCAAGATAATACAGATTTAG GGGGTAACgttgagatggaagaaaatattGATCAAGACCTTTTTTCAGATGCTGAAAACGCATGGGCACAACGTGAATGGTCTATCCAACACGTGTTGTTTCCGTCTATGAGATTGTTCTTGAAGCCACCAGCCGCCATGGCTTCAAATGGAACTTTTGTCAAG GTAGCATCCCTTGAAAAGCTGTACAAGATATTCGAACGATGCTAG
- the LOC104707227 gene encoding DNA mismatch repair protein MLH1 isoform X1 translates to MEHEPKPCAAVKGTQILVENLFYNMIARRKTLQNSADDYGKIVDLLSRMAIHHNNVSFSCRKHGAVKADVHSVVSPSWLDSVRSVYGVSVAKNLMKVEVSSSDPSGCTFDMEGFISNSNYVAKKTILVLFINDRLVECSALKRAIEIVYAATLPKASKPFVYMSINLPREHVDINIHPTKKEVSLLNQEIIIEMIQSEVELKLRSANDTRTFQEQKVEYIQSTLTSSRSDPPVSPLLSGQKTQKVPVNKMVRTDSSDPAGRLHAFLQPKSHNLPDKVSSLSVVRSSVRQRRNPKETADLSSVQELIAGVDSCCHPGLLETVRNCTYVGMADDVFALVQYNTHLYLANVVNLSKELMYQQTLRRFAHFNAIQLSDPAPLSELILLALKEEDLDLGNENNDDLKERIAEMNTDLLKEKTEMLDEYFSINIDSNGNLSRLPVILDQYTPDMDRVPEFLLCLGNDVEWEDEKTCFQGVSAAIGNFYAMHPPLLPNPSGDGIQFYTKRSESSQDNTDLGGNVEMEENIDQDLFSDAENAWAQREWSIQHVLFPSMRLFLKPPAAMASNGTFVKVASLEKLYKIFERC, encoded by the exons ATGGAGCATGAACCAAAGCCGTGTGCTGCTGTCAAAGGAACTCAGATATTG GTGGAGAATTTGTTTTACAATATGATTGCTAGAAGGAAGACACTTCAAAATTCTGCTGATGATTATGGGAAAATAGTAGACTTGCTGAGTCGTATGGCCATCCATCACAATAATGTAAGCTTTTCTTGTCGAAAG CATGGAGCTGTCAAGGCGGATGTTCACTCAGTTGTGTCGCCTTCATGGCTTGATTCAGTTAGGTCCGTTTATGGGGTATCAGTTGCAAAGAACTTGATGAAAGTAGAAGTCTCCTCTTCTGACCCCTCTGGTTGTACTTTTGATATGGAAGGTTTCATATCCAATTCAAACTATGTTGCTAAGAAGACCATACTGGTGCTTTTCATTAATG ATAGATTGGTGGAATGCTCTGCCTTAAAAAGAGCCATTGAGATTGTTTATGCTGCAACGTTGCCAAAAGCATCGAAACCTTTTGTCTACATGTCAATTAATTTGCCACGAGAACATGTTGATATCAATATTCATCCAACAAAGAAAGAG GTTAGCCTTCTTAACCAGGAAATCATTATCGAGATGATTCAGTCAGAGGTTGAATTAAAACTGAGAAGTGCAAATGATACTAGGACTTTTCAAGAGCAG AAAGTGGAATACATTCAATCTACGTTAACATCCTCGAGAAGTGATCCTCCAGTTTCTCCGTTGCTTTCTG GACAAAAAACACAGAAAGTTCCTGTAAATAAAATGGTGAGAACGGATTCATCAGATCCAGCTGGACGGTTACATGCTTTTTTGCAACCCAAATCCCATAATCTCCCTGACAAGGTTTCTAGTTTGAGTGTAGTAAG GTCTTCTGTAAGGCAAAGAAGAAACCCAAAGGAAACTGCAGATCTTTCTAGTGTCCAGGAACTCATTGCTGGAGTTGACAGCTGCTGCCATCCAG GTCTGCTGGAGACTGTTAGGAATTGCACATATGTTGGAATGGCAGATGATGTTTTTGCTTTAGTTCAGTATAACACCCATCTATATCTAGCAAATGTGGTGAACCTCAG CAAAGAGCTCATGTATCAGCAAACTCTTCGTCGTTTTGCTCATTTTAATGCTATACAGCTTAGCGATCCAGCCCCTTTGTCGGAGTTAATATTGTTGGCTCTGAAAGAGGAGGATCTAGATCTAGGAAATGAGAACAATGACGATCTGAAAGAAAGAATCGCTGAA ATGAATACAGATCTTCTGAAGGAAAAAACGGAAATGTTAGATGAGTATTTCAGCATTAACATTGACTCCAATGGAAATTTGTCAAGGCTTCCTGTCATACTCGACCAGTATACACCTGACATGGACCGAGTTCCCGAATTTTTACTGTGCTTGGGAAATGAT GTTGAGTGGGAAGATGAGAAGACTTGCTTTCAAGGAGTTTCTGCAGCTATTGGGAACTTTTACGCGATGCATCCTCCTCTTTTGCCAAACCCATCGGGTGACGGTATTCAGTTCTATACTAAGAGAAGTGAGAGCTCTCAAGATAATACAGATTTAG GGGGTAACgttgagatggaagaaaatattGATCAAGACCTTTTTTCAGATGCTGAAAACGCATGGGCACAACGTGAATGGTCTATCCAACACGTGTTGTTTCCGTCTATGAGATTGTTCTTGAAGCCACCAGCCGCCATGGCTTCAAATGGAACTTTTGTCAAG GTAGCATCCCTTGAAAAGCTGTACAAGATATTCGAACGATGCTAG
- the LOC104707227 gene encoding DNA mismatch repair protein MLH1 isoform X3 has translation MELSRRMFTQLCRLHGLIQLGFISNSNYVAKKTILVLFINDRLVECSALKRAIEIVYAATLPKASKPFVYMSINLPREHVDINIHPTKKEVSLLNQEIIIEMIQSEVELKLRSANDTRTFQEQKVEYIQSTLTSSRSDPPVSPLLSGQKTQKVPVNKMVRTDSSDPAGRLHAFLQPKSHNLPDKVSSLSVVRSSVRQRRNPKETADLSSVQELIAGVDSCCHPGLLETVRNCTYVGMADDVFALVQYNTHLYLANVVNLSKELMYQQTLRRFAHFNAIQLSDPAPLSELILLALKEEDLDLGNENNDDLKERIAEMNTDLLKEKTEMLDEYFSINIDSNGNLSRLPVILDQYTPDMDRVPEFLLCLGNDVEWEDEKTCFQGVSAAIGNFYAMHPPLLPNPSGDGIQFYTKRSESSQDNTDLGGNVEMEENIDQDLFSDAENAWAQREWSIQHVLFPSMRLFLKPPAAMASNGTFVKVASLEKLYKIFERC, from the exons ATGGAGCTGTCAAGGCGGATGTTCACTCAGTTGTGTCGCCTTCATGGCTTGATTCAGTTAG GTTTCATATCCAATTCAAACTATGTTGCTAAGAAGACCATACTGGTGCTTTTCATTAATG ATAGATTGGTGGAATGCTCTGCCTTAAAAAGAGCCATTGAGATTGTTTATGCTGCAACGTTGCCAAAAGCATCGAAACCTTTTGTCTACATGTCAATTAATTTGCCACGAGAACATGTTGATATCAATATTCATCCAACAAAGAAAGAG GTTAGCCTTCTTAACCAGGAAATCATTATCGAGATGATTCAGTCAGAGGTTGAATTAAAACTGAGAAGTGCAAATGATACTAGGACTTTTCAAGAGCAG AAAGTGGAATACATTCAATCTACGTTAACATCCTCGAGAAGTGATCCTCCAGTTTCTCCGTTGCTTTCTG GACAAAAAACACAGAAAGTTCCTGTAAATAAAATGGTGAGAACGGATTCATCAGATCCAGCTGGACGGTTACATGCTTTTTTGCAACCCAAATCCCATAATCTCCCTGACAAGGTTTCTAGTTTGAGTGTAGTAAG GTCTTCTGTAAGGCAAAGAAGAAACCCAAAGGAAACTGCAGATCTTTCTAGTGTCCAGGAACTCATTGCTGGAGTTGACAGCTGCTGCCATCCAG GTCTGCTGGAGACTGTTAGGAATTGCACATATGTTGGAATGGCAGATGATGTTTTTGCTTTAGTTCAGTATAACACCCATCTATATCTAGCAAATGTGGTGAACCTCAG CAAAGAGCTCATGTATCAGCAAACTCTTCGTCGTTTTGCTCATTTTAATGCTATACAGCTTAGCGATCCAGCCCCTTTGTCGGAGTTAATATTGTTGGCTCTGAAAGAGGAGGATCTAGATCTAGGAAATGAGAACAATGACGATCTGAAAGAAAGAATCGCTGAA ATGAATACAGATCTTCTGAAGGAAAAAACGGAAATGTTAGATGAGTATTTCAGCATTAACATTGACTCCAATGGAAATTTGTCAAGGCTTCCTGTCATACTCGACCAGTATACACCTGACATGGACCGAGTTCCCGAATTTTTACTGTGCTTGGGAAATGAT GTTGAGTGGGAAGATGAGAAGACTTGCTTTCAAGGAGTTTCTGCAGCTATTGGGAACTTTTACGCGATGCATCCTCCTCTTTTGCCAAACCCATCGGGTGACGGTATTCAGTTCTATACTAAGAGAAGTGAGAGCTCTCAAGATAATACAGATTTAG GGGGTAACgttgagatggaagaaaatattGATCAAGACCTTTTTTCAGATGCTGAAAACGCATGGGCACAACGTGAATGGTCTATCCAACACGTGTTGTTTCCGTCTATGAGATTGTTCTTGAAGCCACCAGCCGCCATGGCTTCAAATGGAACTTTTGTCAAG GTAGCATCCCTTGAAAAGCTGTACAAGATATTCGAACGATGCTAG